In Rahnella aquatilis CIP 78.65 = ATCC 33071, the following are encoded in one genomic region:
- the maa gene encoding maltose O-acetyltransferase encodes MTLSIEKQKMIAGELYESGDALLISERRRARQLLHGYNHSSPDDEELRKQWLSELLGSHQGAYIEPTFRCDYGYNIHVGKNFYANFDCVILDVCEVRIGDNCMLAPGVHIYTATHPLDAQMRISGKEFGKPVTIGNNVWIGGRAVINPGVTLGDNVVVASGAVVTKDVPFNCVVGGNPARIIKRL; translated from the coding sequence ATGACATTGAGTATAGAAAAACAAAAAATGATCGCCGGTGAGCTTTATGAGAGCGGTGATGCGCTGCTGATCAGTGAGCGCAGGCGCGCGCGCCAGCTTTTACATGGTTACAACCATTCATCGCCAGATGATGAAGAACTGCGCAAGCAGTGGCTTAGCGAGTTGTTAGGGAGCCATCAGGGTGCGTATATCGAGCCGACTTTCCGCTGTGATTATGGTTATAACATTCATGTGGGCAAAAATTTCTACGCCAATTTTGATTGTGTGATCCTTGACGTATGCGAGGTGCGTATTGGTGATAACTGTATGCTGGCACCTGGAGTGCACATCTATACCGCCACCCATCCGCTTGACGCTCAGATGCGCATAAGCGGGAAAGAGTTCGGCAAACCGGTGACCATTGGTAATAACGTGTGGATCGGGGGGCGTGCGGTGATCAACCCAGGTGTCACCCTGGGAGATAATGTGGTGGTGGCTTCCGGTGCGGTTGTGACAAAAGATGTGCCGTTTAATTGCGTCGTGGGGGGGAATCCGGCCCGTATCATTAAGCGGCTTTAG
- a CDS encoding ATP-grasp fold amidoligase family protein has translation MKPYKMVLKKLEYKLKLVRTFFISDLRYRKRKHLEEFRRVPDFENPQSLNEKINNRMIFERDPFFTMLADKVAVREYVKTKIGEDYLVPLLGCYERAELIDLSELPEQFVLKCSHDSGSAIICKNKHQFDERAAKKKLNAHLNKNMYYVTREWHYKNIKPYIICEKFIDVFGGEPLHLIPEVYRVHCFSGKAHITEADFTDAMNNEYVNVYDPHWKLLPLTMGYNNAPHKITEPIFYRHMITLAEKLAEGIAYCRVDFIANKHQVFFSEITLTPCNGRIQISPVHWDYFLGELWV, from the coding sequence ATGAAACCTTATAAAATGGTCTTAAAGAAGTTAGAGTACAAACTGAAGCTAGTTCGTACTTTTTTTATCAGCGATTTACGTTATCGCAAACGAAAACACCTCGAGGAGTTTCGCCGGGTGCCTGATTTTGAAAACCCGCAAAGCCTGAATGAAAAGATAAATAACAGGATGATCTTTGAAAGAGACCCTTTCTTTACGATGCTGGCAGATAAAGTCGCCGTCCGCGAGTATGTGAAAACGAAGATTGGAGAGGATTATCTTGTCCCGCTTCTTGGGTGCTACGAAAGGGCTGAATTGATTGATTTATCAGAACTTCCTGAGCAATTTGTGTTGAAGTGTAGTCATGACAGTGGCAGCGCGATTATCTGCAAAAATAAACATCAGTTCGATGAGCGGGCGGCAAAGAAAAAGCTTAACGCCCACCTTAACAAGAATATGTATTATGTCACGCGTGAATGGCACTACAAAAACATAAAACCCTACATAATCTGCGAAAAATTTATCGATGTCTTCGGGGGTGAACCCTTACACCTTATTCCTGAAGTCTATCGTGTTCATTGTTTTTCAGGCAAAGCACACATTACCGAGGCTGATTTTACCGATGCCATGAATAATGAGTATGTCAATGTTTATGATCCGCACTGGAAACTTCTTCCGCTCACCATGGGGTATAATAATGCCCCGCATAAAATCACTGAACCCATTTTTTATCGCCATATGATAACCCTTGCTGAAAAGCTGGCAGAAGGTATTGCCTATTGCCGGGTGGATTTTATTGCCAATAAGCATCAGGTTTTTTTTAGTGAAATAACCCTCACGCCATGTAACGGGAGAATACAGATATCCCCCGTGCACTGGGACTATTTTCTGGGTGAATTGTGGGTGTAA
- a CDS encoding MipA/OmpV family protein produces the protein MISRKLMLQMTCFSLSATVLQAMADNTPPAPTFTVGMGAQSAPRYSGSDQRHWLVAPVIQARDGAFFFDSLKGVGYDLQADNGLYLEHTLGYSLGRTDRNSTWRDGSNKLKGMGNIDVTMNTALAVGWSATPWLSFEGKATLPLTDGQGVHYQTSVTVLPLQNDTDTVALQSAALFGDQRYMNTFYGVSREQSNRTDFAPYQSAGGFYGVDSSLTWSHQFTSHWGGVVSADYTWLDDKAGNSPIVVKRGGTTYNFGVLYTF, from the coding sequence ATGATATCCAGAAAATTAATGCTGCAGATGACCTGTTTCAGCCTGTCCGCCACAGTGCTGCAGGCAATGGCCGACAACACTCCGCCTGCGCCAACCTTTACCGTCGGCATGGGCGCACAAAGCGCGCCGCGCTACAGCGGTTCCGATCAGCGCCACTGGCTGGTCGCGCCGGTCATTCAGGCACGCGATGGTGCCTTTTTCTTCGATTCGCTGAAAGGTGTGGGTTATGACCTGCAGGCGGATAACGGCCTGTATCTGGAGCATACGCTGGGATACAGCCTCGGGCGGACAGACAGAAACTCCACCTGGCGGGATGGCTCGAATAAGCTCAAAGGCATGGGGAATATCGATGTAACCATGAATACCGCGCTCGCGGTGGGCTGGTCAGCCACGCCGTGGCTGTCTTTTGAAGGCAAAGCCACTCTGCCACTGACGGACGGGCAAGGTGTGCATTATCAGACTTCCGTCACGGTGCTGCCGCTGCAAAACGACACTGACACTGTTGCACTTCAGTCGGCGGCGCTCTTTGGCGACCAGCGCTATATGAACACCTTTTATGGTGTGAGCCGCGAACAAAGCAACCGCACTGACTTCGCGCCTTATCAGTCCGCCGGGGGTTTCTATGGCGTGGACAGCAGCCTGACCTGGAGTCACCAGTTCACGTCGCACTGGGGTGGCGTTGTCAGTGCCGATTACACCTGGCTGGATGACAAAGCCGGTAACAGCCCGATTGTCGTTAAGCGCGGCGGCACGACTTACAATTTTGGTGTGCTTTATACCTTCTGA
- a CDS encoding efflux RND transporter periplasmic adaptor subunit gives MAVTFTDYARHAVRHLSASGRMLPFIPAACLIIVAIVLTGCGEKAHKQAPSVRPVRAIIAPPPVALGSLIQTGEIRPHEEVTLGFRLDGRILTRQAEVGDRVIAGQVLATQESDTSRNQLSSAQADLNSARAAEQVAALNLRRMQLLMPSGAIARTQLDSAQADWQAARAKRQSSEDALKNAQENVSWTKLTAPADGVITQVSASAGQVVSAGQSVITLASGSIRDAVFDVADPQSVPQQADSQFNVSLLSAPSVVAQGHFRDVSPQADPQTRTWRLRITLDNPPPAMALGASVQLTLNASGPRLIALPASALTRTGNKPAVFVVDEKTLTLHLRPVVVGRYSTSEIFISAGVQPGERVVIAGVSKLREGEKVMPGEESE, from the coding sequence ATGGCTGTTACCTTCACCGATTATGCGCGTCACGCCGTTCGCCATTTATCCGCCTCCGGTCGTATGCTTCCCTTTATTCCCGCCGCCTGTCTGATCATCGTTGCCATTGTGCTGACAGGTTGTGGTGAAAAAGCCCATAAACAAGCGCCCTCTGTCAGGCCGGTGCGTGCGATCATCGCACCGCCTCCTGTCGCTTTGGGCTCCCTGATTCAAACGGGTGAAATACGCCCCCATGAAGAGGTCACGCTCGGATTCCGGCTGGACGGGCGTATTCTGACGCGGCAGGCTGAGGTGGGGGACCGCGTGATCGCCGGTCAGGTTCTCGCTACGCAAGAAAGCGATACCAGCCGCAACCAGCTCAGCAGTGCGCAGGCCGACCTGAACAGCGCCCGCGCCGCAGAGCAGGTTGCGGCGCTCAATCTCAGGCGTATGCAGTTACTGATGCCTTCAGGGGCTATCGCACGCACGCAGCTCGATAGTGCGCAAGCTGACTGGCAGGCTGCCCGCGCGAAGCGTCAGAGCAGTGAAGATGCGCTCAAAAATGCGCAGGAAAACGTATCCTGGACAAAACTCACGGCTCCGGCTGACGGGGTGATCACCCAGGTCAGCGCGTCGGCAGGACAAGTGGTCAGTGCCGGACAGTCGGTGATCACCCTGGCCAGTGGCAGCATTCGCGATGCCGTATTTGATGTGGCCGATCCCCAGTCTGTCCCTCAGCAAGCTGACAGTCAGTTTAATGTATCGTTACTTTCGGCCCCTTCCGTGGTGGCGCAGGGGCATTTCCGCGACGTCAGCCCGCAGGCCGACCCGCAAACCCGTACCTGGCGCCTTCGCATCACCCTGGATAACCCGCCACCGGCCATGGCACTCGGTGCCAGTGTTCAACTCACACTTAATGCGTCAGGTCCGCGTCTGATTGCATTGCCTGCCTCTGCGCTGACCCGTACCGGGAATAAACCGGCTGTTTTTGTGGTTGATGAGAAAACGCTGACGCTGCATTTACGGCCGGTCGTTGTGGGACGTTACAGTACCTCTGAAATATTTATCTCCGCCGGTGTACAGCCTGGCGAAAGGGTGGTCATTGCCGGTGTGAGTAAACTCCGTGAAGGTGAAAAAGTCATGCCCGGGGAGGAGAGCGAATGA
- a CDS encoding efflux RND transporter permease subunit has protein sequence MIAFFMLLLMAAGVISYEKLPRNEDPAFTIKTAVVSASWPGASVEDTVNLVTDTLEKKLQETPYLDFVQSETHAGQSVIFVNLRDDTPPSEVAGIWYQVRKKMQDIAPSLPAGVQGPAVNDEFDDTFGTIYGFTAEGFTPRELRDRVDDISRSLMSLPDMGKINLLGVQEENIVLAFSPAQLAGMGLDLQQITDALKAQNAVEPSGVLRSDRENIALRVSGALTSEQSLRAVTLHIAGRYIPLTDIATISRQDAEPASPAFRVNGQPAIGLAISMASTGNMLSFGKALNDRMAMIAGQLPHGIEMVKVADQSAVVSQAVSGFIRVLIEAVVIVLAVSFVSLGTRAGLVVAAAIPIVLAMTFIGMMLAGIGLQRISLGALIIALGLLVDDAMITVEAMVSRIEAGDSKWRAATYAFETTAFPMLTGTLVMIAGFIPVGFAASSAGEYCYSLFAVVLIALLCSWVVAILFSPLIGTWLLPEKLASHAEKQGRLMRFYQRLLNQVLQRRVATLSIACLLLGLAAYATTFMQGEFFPASDRPELLVSLTLPGNASQSDTARQAERLEHALKNNPNIDHFSTYVGSGAVRFYLPMDVLLNDENTAQLVIVAKSLEDRDKLRAQLETVLARDFSDITTRVSPLELGPPVGWPVKYRVSGPDYAKVRQIAQQLASVLGNSPETREVNLTAGEPERVITLQVNQTAARAAGVSSESLATLLNTVWSGSVVTTVRDKNRLIDVVLRGNKRERQDLTTLSGLMITTANGQKIPLSQVATPVWGIDDPVIWRRQRLPFITVQTDLAAGLRAEAVSQQLSPLVSRIRASLPPEYTIEEGGVVAESDKGNSSVFAVLPVTLFVMLILLMVQLQRFSRMLLALFMAPFGLIGIVLAMLPTGTPMGFVALLGIIALAGMIIRNAVILISEVDNNVREGLDRDDAIKAAAQHRSRPILLTACAAILGMIPIAEQVFWGPMAYAIIGGLIVATFITLTVLPASLSIIMQFEKNSDNAKLH, from the coding sequence CTGATCGCCTTTTTTATGCTGCTGTTAATGGCGGCGGGTGTCATCAGCTATGAGAAACTCCCCCGTAATGAAGATCCGGCATTTACTATTAAAACTGCCGTGGTGTCTGCGAGCTGGCCGGGGGCAAGCGTGGAGGATACGGTTAATCTGGTCACCGATACGCTGGAGAAAAAACTGCAGGAAACGCCTTATCTTGATTTTGTCCAAAGCGAAACACACGCCGGGCAATCGGTCATTTTCGTCAATCTTCGCGACGACACGCCGCCTTCAGAAGTCGCGGGTATCTGGTATCAGGTGCGTAAAAAGATGCAGGATATTGCGCCGTCACTGCCAGCGGGTGTGCAGGGCCCGGCGGTGAATGACGAATTTGATGACACATTTGGCACCATTTATGGCTTTACTGCAGAAGGTTTCACGCCGCGTGAGCTTCGTGACAGGGTCGATGATATCAGCCGCAGTCTGATGTCGTTGCCGGATATGGGGAAGATCAATCTGCTGGGTGTGCAGGAGGAGAATATTGTCCTCGCATTCTCACCGGCGCAGCTGGCGGGAATGGGACTGGATTTGCAACAAATCACCGATGCGCTGAAGGCGCAAAATGCGGTTGAACCTTCAGGCGTCTTGCGAAGCGATCGTGAAAACATTGCCTTGCGTGTGAGCGGCGCACTGACGTCAGAGCAAAGTTTACGCGCTGTGACGCTGCACATTGCCGGGCGCTACATTCCGCTGACGGATATCGCGACCATTAGCCGCCAGGATGCCGAGCCTGCGTCACCGGCATTCCGGGTCAACGGTCAGCCCGCGATCGGTCTCGCCATTTCCATGGCTTCTACAGGCAACATGCTTTCTTTTGGCAAGGCGCTTAATGACCGGATGGCCATGATTGCCGGACAGCTCCCGCACGGCATTGAAATGGTCAAAGTCGCGGATCAGTCGGCCGTGGTGTCGCAGGCCGTAAGCGGTTTTATCCGTGTATTAATTGAGGCAGTGGTCATTGTGCTGGCGGTGTCCTTCGTCTCCTTAGGCACCCGTGCCGGGCTGGTGGTGGCTGCGGCGATCCCCATCGTGCTGGCGATGACGTTTATCGGCATGATGCTTGCCGGCATCGGGTTACAACGTATTTCGCTGGGTGCGTTAATCATCGCCCTGGGTCTGCTGGTGGATGATGCCATGATAACCGTCGAGGCGATGGTCTCCCGCATTGAGGCCGGTGATTCTAAATGGCGGGCAGCAACTTACGCGTTCGAAACCACGGCTTTCCCGATGCTGACCGGCACGCTGGTGATGATAGCGGGCTTTATTCCGGTAGGTTTTGCCGCCTCAAGTGCGGGAGAGTATTGCTATTCTCTCTTCGCCGTGGTGCTGATTGCGCTTTTATGTTCCTGGGTAGTGGCCATCCTTTTTTCACCGCTGATCGGAACCTGGCTGTTACCTGAGAAACTGGCATCACACGCTGAAAAACAGGGCAGACTGATGCGTTTCTATCAGCGTCTGCTGAACCAGGTTTTGCAAAGACGCGTGGCGACTCTCAGTATTGCCTGCCTTTTGTTAGGGCTTGCCGCTTATGCGACCACGTTTATGCAGGGCGAGTTTTTCCCGGCGTCGGATCGTCCGGAACTGCTGGTCAGCCTCACGCTTCCCGGCAATGCTTCTCAAAGCGACACGGCGCGCCAGGCGGAGCGGCTGGAGCACGCCTTGAAAAACAATCCGAATATTGACCACTTTTCTACGTATGTGGGGTCAGGCGCGGTGCGTTTTTATCTGCCGATGGACGTGTTACTCAATGATGAGAACACGGCACAGCTGGTCATTGTCGCCAAAAGTCTGGAGGACAGGGATAAGTTACGTGCGCAATTGGAAACGGTTTTGGCCCGGGATTTCAGTGATATCACCACACGCGTTTCGCCGCTGGAGCTGGGTCCGCCGGTCGGCTGGCCGGTAAAATATCGTGTCAGCGGACCGGATTATGCAAAGGTCAGGCAGATAGCGCAGCAACTTGCCAGCGTTCTCGGAAACAGTCCCGAAACCCGTGAAGTTAACCTGACCGCCGGTGAACCCGAGCGGGTCATCACGTTACAGGTGAATCAGACTGCGGCACGGGCGGCGGGCGTTTCCTCCGAAAGTCTCGCCACGTTGCTTAACACAGTCTGGTCAGGCAGCGTTGTCACCACTGTCAGGGATAAAAACCGGCTGATTGATGTTGTTCTGCGGGGGAATAAGCGCGAACGTCAGGATTTGACCACACTGTCCGGGTTGATGATCACCACGGCAAACGGGCAGAAAATCCCTCTCAGCCAGGTGGCGACACCGGTCTGGGGAATCGATGATCCGGTTATCTGGCGTCGGCAACGCTTGCCGTTTATCACGGTACAGACGGATTTAGCCGCAGGTCTGCGGGCAGAGGCTGTTTCTCAGCAACTCTCTCCTCTGGTCTCACGTATCAGGGCAAGCTTACCGCCGGAGTATACGATAGAGGAGGGCGGTGTGGTGGCCGAGTCGGACAAAGGCAACAGCTCGGTGTTCGCGGTGCTGCCGGTCACGCTGTTTGTTATGCTGATTTTGCTGATGGTCCAGTTGCAGCGCTTCTCCCGCATGCTTCTCGCCTTGTTCATGGCACCATTCGGACTGATTGGCATTGTGCTGGCGATGTTGCCGACAGGGACGCCGATGGGGTTTGTTGCATTGCTCGGTATCATCGCATTGGCAGGCATGATTATCCGCAACGCGGTGATCCTGATCAGCGAAGTGGACAATAACGTCAGGGAGGGGCTTGACCGCGATGACGCCATCAAAGCGGCGGCACAACATCGTTCCCGGCCTATATTGCTCACCGCTTGCGCTGCCATACTGGGAATGATCCCGATTGCGGAGCAGGTTTTCTGGGGACCCATGGCCTATGCGATTATCGGCGGACTCATTGTTGCCACTTTTATCACACTGACGGTATTACCCGCTTCGCTGAGCATTATTATGCAGTTTGAAAAGAACAGCGATAATGCGAAGTTACACTAA
- a CDS encoding general stress protein, with protein sequence MAEHRGGSGNFAEDHEKASEAGKKGGQKSGGNFANDRERASEAGKKGGQHSHDND encoded by the coding sequence ATGGCCGAACATCGTGGTGGATCAGGTAATTTCGCAGAAGACCATGAAAAAGCATCAGAAGCCGGTAAAAAAGGCGGGCAAAAAAGCGGGGGTAACTTCGCTAATGACCGCGAACGTGCAAGTGAAGCCGGTAAAAAGGGTGGACAGCATAGCCATGATAATGATTAG
- a CDS encoding ferritin-like domain-containing protein, translating into MAITTLKDLFIHDLSDVYSAERQITKALPKMARAATDPKLAEAFKLHLEETQGQIERLDQVVESNDDLRIKRMKCHALEGLVAEAQELIDSVEKGEVLDAGLIGAAQKVEHYEIATYGTLVAMAKKLGYTDAAKLLHETLEEEKSTDEKLTVLAESGQASKG; encoded by the coding sequence ATGGCTATAACAACATTGAAAGATCTCTTTATTCACGATTTATCTGACGTTTATAGTGCTGAGCGCCAGATTACCAAGGCGTTACCTAAAATGGCGCGGGCCGCGACCGATCCCAAACTGGCTGAAGCTTTTAAACTTCACCTCGAAGAAACACAGGGCCAAATTGAACGGCTTGATCAGGTTGTGGAGTCTAATGATGATCTGCGTATAAAACGTATGAAATGTCATGCCCTGGAAGGCCTTGTGGCTGAAGCGCAGGAGTTGATCGACTCGGTCGAGAAAGGTGAAGTCCTGGACGCCGGTTTGATTGGTGCAGCTCAGAAAGTGGAGCACTATGAAATTGCTACCTACGGCACTCTGGTCGCGATGGCCAAAAAATTAGGTTATACCGATGCGGCTAAATTACTGCATGAAACGTTGGAAGAAGAAAAAAGCACAGATGAAAAACTGACTGTACTGGCGGAGTCCGGTCAGGCCTCAAAAGGCTAG
- a CDS encoding ferritin-like domain-containing protein — MATSEAYENYIDWVRDAHAMEQQAETMLTKMADRLEHYPVLQQRIKQHITETQGQQRLVEGVLKSLDTSRSVLKDTAGKMSAMGQAFGGMFASDEVIKGGISGYVFEHFEIASYSALIAAAEHVGDLEGARVFREIKIQEEEMAKWLAEHMPDLTKQFLSREEDPDAEAKR, encoded by the coding sequence ATGGCTACTTCAGAAGCGTATGAAAATTACATTGACTGGGTGAGGGATGCTCACGCCATGGAACAACAAGCCGAAACGATGTTAACAAAAATGGCGGATCGGCTAGAGCACTATCCGGTTCTTCAGCAAAGGATCAAACAGCATATTACCGAAACGCAGGGGCAGCAGCGACTTGTTGAAGGCGTTTTAAAAAGCCTTGATACCTCCCGCTCCGTGTTGAAAGATACAGCCGGTAAAATGTCGGCGATGGGGCAGGCCTTTGGCGGTATGTTTGCCAGCGACGAAGTCATCAAGGGCGGGATCAGCGGTTACGTCTTTGAACATTTTGAAATTGCCTCCTACAGTGCCCTGATTGCGGCGGCTGAACATGTTGGCGATCTCGAAGGTGCCCGCGTGTTCCGGGAAATTAAAATTCAGGAAGAAGAGATGGCTAAGTGGTTAGCGGAACATATGCCTGATCTCACCAAACAATTTTTATCCCGTGAAGAAGACCCGGACGCAGAAGCGAAACGCTGA
- a CDS encoding CinA family protein, translating to MDETLLNAAKRAVQSLKKRNLTLSSAESCTAGMISMALCAASDDGVPYASGFITYDDRAKNQLLHVSADTLTKFTAVSAETVKEMAQGACEVAGTDTGVSVSGYAGPEGGKDGTPAGTVWFGWYLGPGSQQQEVRHFDGDCEAVILQASIFALERLASQVEELPDKFSK from the coding sequence ATGGATGAGACGCTCTTAAATGCGGCGAAAAGAGCCGTTCAGTCACTGAAGAAGAGAAACCTTACCCTGTCGAGCGCCGAATCCTGCACGGCAGGCATGATCAGTATGGCATTGTGCGCCGCCTCAGACGATGGCGTACCCTATGCAAGCGGCTTTATTACCTATGATGACCGGGCCAAGAATCAGCTTCTTCATGTCAGTGCCGACACCCTGACAAAATTTACCGCCGTCAGCGCCGAGACTGTAAAAGAAATGGCGCAAGGCGCTTGCGAAGTGGCGGGTACAGACACCGGCGTATCTGTCAGTGGCTACGCCGGGCCGGAAGGGGGAAAAGACGGGACACCGGCAGGCACCGTCTGGTTTGGCTGGTATTTAGGGCCGGGTAGTCAACAACAAGAGGTCAGACACTTCGACGGGGATTGTGAAGCGGTGATCCTGCAGGCCTCAATTTTCGCTCTGGAAAGGCTGGCATCTCAGGTGGAGGAATTGCCTGACAAGTTCAGTAAGTGA
- a CDS encoding DUF1003 domain-containing protein: MRTGIIFDLTSYKFFIKKSAFDPCLFILLNLFLSFQSTYTAPTIMMNQKRQKKNDHIRREIDGQQPLGPSLSLHHVKENRNG, encoded by the coding sequence ATGCGAACTGGTATTATTTTTGATTTGACGAGTTATAAATTTTTTATTAAGAAATCAGCCTTTGATCCCTGCCTTTTTATTTTGCTTAATCTTTTTCTGTCTTTCCAGTCAACTTATACCGCCCCCACAATTATGATGAATCAAAAGCGACAGAAGAAAAACGATCACATTCGCAGGGAAATTGACGGGCAACAGCCGTTAGGACCCTCTTTAAGCCTTCATCATGTAAAGGAGAACCGCAATGGATGA
- a CDS encoding alpha-amylase family protein, which translates to MNSDWYKKAIIYQVDTAYFFDANNDGIGDISGILKHLDYIRGLGANALWLTPFYLTPFRDDGYDVKDHLTVDPRFGDIADMVMLLEQAEEMGLRVIVELVLQHTSSEHRWFQEARKDRHSPYRNYYIWADEPPENDDPPMFPGVEKSVWSWDEEAQQYYRHMFYHDEPDLNLACPDLINEIERVIMYWLRLGVSGFRLDAASHMIKQAGKGDVKKGLSLLNHLRDFIAVRHPETILLGEVDVPPQHYNDYFGNNDRLHMLLSFSINKHMFLSFAHKDARPLVKALKEIPAPPSRACLTHWLRNHDELDLGDLSPAERRDVIKEFGPAENMQIYQRGLRRRLASMFENDIARIAMAYSVLFSLPGTPVIRYGDEIGMSENLSLNERNAIRTPMQWDTTRNAGFSQADRDNLIAPVNVRGPGRYWRVNVSKSQIEDHSLLHLVSKMTRTRLGCKEIGSGTYRIIDLKIPSLFAIRYDYDGEALLMMTNLSDKKVQVELNEPETMMLTELLADKEYARSGMLKASARFPVNGYGYRWFSVKHIDG; encoded by the coding sequence ATGAACAGTGACTGGTATAAGAAGGCCATTATTTATCAGGTGGATACCGCTTATTTTTTTGATGCCAACAACGACGGAATTGGTGATATCAGCGGGATACTCAAACACCTTGATTACATTCGTGGCCTGGGGGCCAATGCACTTTGGCTGACACCTTTTTATCTGACCCCTTTCAGAGATGACGGATACGACGTAAAGGATCACCTCACGGTAGATCCGCGTTTTGGTGATATCGCCGATATGGTGATGCTGCTTGAACAGGCAGAAGAAATGGGACTGCGGGTGATCGTTGAATTAGTTTTACAGCACACATCAAGCGAACATCGATGGTTTCAGGAAGCCCGAAAAGATCGTCACTCGCCGTACCGGAATTATTATATCTGGGCAGATGAGCCTCCTGAAAATGACGATCCCCCGATGTTTCCCGGGGTAGAGAAGAGCGTCTGGAGCTGGGATGAGGAGGCGCAGCAGTATTATCGCCATATGTTTTATCACGATGAGCCGGATTTAAACCTGGCTTGTCCCGATCTGATAAATGAAATTGAACGGGTGATCATGTACTGGCTACGGCTGGGGGTTTCGGGGTTCAGGCTTGATGCCGCTTCACACATGATCAAACAAGCCGGAAAAGGGGATGTCAAAAAGGGTCTCAGCTTACTGAATCATTTACGTGATTTTATCGCAGTCCGCCATCCCGAAACTATTTTGTTGGGGGAAGTTGATGTTCCGCCACAACACTATAACGACTATTTTGGCAATAACGATCGCCTGCATATGCTACTGAGCTTTTCTATAAATAAGCATATGTTTCTATCCTTCGCCCATAAAGATGCCCGACCTTTGGTGAAGGCTTTGAAAGAGATCCCCGCGCCACCCTCAAGGGCGTGTCTGACTCACTGGTTACGTAATCATGATGAACTGGACCTTGGGGATTTAAGCCCGGCAGAGCGGCGTGATGTGATAAAAGAATTTGGTCCTGCAGAGAATATGCAAATTTATCAGCGGGGACTGAGGCGGCGGCTGGCTTCGATGTTTGAGAATGATATCGCGAGAATCGCTATGGCATATTCGGTGTTATTTTCATTACCGGGCACACCTGTTATTCGCTATGGTGATGAAATTGGTATGAGTGAAAATCTGTCGCTGAACGAACGCAATGCCATCAGAACGCCGATGCAGTGGGACACCACCCGGAATGCCGGCTTTTCTCAAGCTGACCGCGATAACTTGATCGCGCCAGTGAATGTCAGAGGACCCGGCCGTTATTGGCGGGTGAATGTCAGCAAATCACAAATTGAAGACCATTCACTGCTGCATCTGGTCAGCAAAATGACGCGCACGCGGCTGGGATGCAAAGAAATAGGGTCCGGAACTTACAGGATCATTGACCTGAAAATACCCTCCCTGTTTGCCATTCGTTATGACTACGACGGGGAGGCTTTGCTGATGATGACAAATTTAAGCGATAAAAAAGTGCAGGTTGAACTCAACGAGCCAGAAACTATGATGCTCACCGAGTTGCTGGCCGACAAAGAATATGCCAGGTCAGGCATGTTGAAAGCTTCGGCCCGGTTTCCGGTCAATGGTTATGGCTACCGCTGGTTTTCGGTCAAACACATAGACGGATAA